GCTCATGAGTTCCAGTGTTCCTCGATCATAGGCCATGTGGACGTGCCAGTTGTCTTCGTTCTCGCGCAACTGCTCGTACATCTCCCACGAAATGCCCGAAAGCACAATCCGGCGTTCACCCCTCAGCAGAACTTTTTCGACGGTCGCCATGTGAAAAGCCTCAGCCAGAATTCACGGCCCTCATTCTATACCGGCGGCAAACGCCATCCAAGTTGCTTCTATAAACCGCCGCCGCGGATCGTTGTAAAGAGCAGGCTTCAGCGGTTGCCATACGCAATCACGCTGGATTTTTTCCCCCTGACGCCGACGTAAAGTCGGCCATTCGCCACGGCCATGCACCAGACATAGCCCGCCGCGGAGGTGGACCACTTGTTTTGCAGAGTATCGGCCGCCAGCGCCACCACGGCTCCCTTGTTCGCCTGTCGATCGTAGGTTGAGGCGAAAACCATGTTGTTGGCGGCACTCCACCAGGCGCTCGAATCTTTTTTCAACGCCCGCTTCCGTTGAATCGCGCCGGTCTGGGCGTCGAGACGATAAATGTGACCATCCTGCCGGGTCGCGGCATAGAGGGAGTCTCCCACGAGGAGAAACTGCATGTAGAACGCGCCGGCCTGCGGCACGGTTTTCCACAGCGTCTTCCCGTCGGCGATCGAAAGGGCGGCGATCCGGTCGCCTTGCGCGATGAAAGCCAAATCGTCGGTCGCGGCGACTCTGTTCCCGGTCATGAGGTCGTTATTCCACGACGGCGCACCGCTGGCCGCGTTCACGGCGGCGCCCGCATGCAGCAGCTTGCCCGCTCTGATAGCGATGTCTCCCGACCCCCTGCGGGTCTTGTCGTTCCATTTCTCCTGGCCGCTCTGTGGATCGAGCGCCCAAAGGCCGCTGTCAGAGCCGGCGTAGAGCAAGCCATCGGCGACTTTGATTTGCGAGTAGTGCATGCTATTCATTCCGGCATGTTGCCAGCGGAGTTGGCCGCTCCGCAGATCGACGGCAAAGAGATTGTCATTGTCGCCGCCGACGTAAGCGAGCCCGCCGAGGCAGGCCGGACTCGTACACATGTGGCGGCGTGGGGCACCGGGCAACTCGAAGGTCCAGAGTGGGCGTCCGCTACGGGCGTCCAGGGCATAGACGGTGTCCTTGACCGCGGTTCCCGCTGCCAAGACAATGCCCGAGCTGACGACCAGATGATCGGGAGAAAAACTATTATCGGGTAAGGCCTGCTGCCAGAGCTTCACCAAGGGAGGAGCGATCTTCTTCTCGCCGCGGTTGTGATATGTGTTGCCGGCGTCGTAGCCGCCCATCGGCCAATCGTCTTCAGACGCGTCCGCCAAGCCGGCGAACTTTTTCGCCTCGGTCTTCGTCCCTGCGGACTTCGGCTCCGGCTTCTCGCCTTCGGCGCGCGGCGATGGCTTGCCCGTCGGTTCTTGAGGGGAGTCGGCGGGTTGGGGGGGGCGCTGGCGGCGACGTTCCGCCCGCGCCGATGCCGTTCGCGTCGGCGGGGTCGGGCGGAACGATGCTTGGCGGCTCAACGCTGGGCGCGTCAAGACGGTCGGCCGGGATCGCTTCCGCCGCCACGCTTGGCCCGCCGCTTGGCTCGTCGCGGCTGCCCTGCGCGCTCGGTTCGACCGCGGGAGGCACGCCGGCGATTTGGCCGTCGGGAATCGGCTCGACGTTGGCCACGTCAGGTTTCTTGCTCGGCCAGTAGAGCGACGCGGCCGTGATCGTAGCCAGTATGGCCACGGCCACGCCCGCCCAGGCCAACGGCCGCCGAAACAGCGATTCGTCCTTGGCGCCGCGGCGCCTGCGCGCGGCGCCAACTCGCAGCGTCGGCGTCGGGCGGCGATGCGACGGCCTCGTCTCGCGCTCTCGCTGCGCCGCCGGTTTCTGGAGGGGAGCGAGCGCCACTTCGTCCAACAGGCCATCCAAACTTTCCAGGCCCGCCCAGGGATTGGCCGACGCGCCCGCCTCTCCTCTGGCCCAGGGCGCCAGCGCCTCGGCCGCCTCGGCAGGCGTCTGAAACCGGTCGCCCGGATCCTTGGCCAACATCCGCTTTTCGATCAACTCGGCGAAGGCCGGCGGGACGTCGCGGTTCTTGATGCGAATCGACGCGGGCAAGATGTCGATGTGCGCCATGATCCGCTGCACTTCGGTGCCCTCGGCGAACGGCGGCTTGCCAGTCAGGCAGTGGTAGAGCGTACAGCCGAGGGAATAGAGGTCGCTGCGGATGTCGGCCCGCTTGGCGTCGACCGCCTGTTCCGGCGAGCAATAGTCGATCGTGCCCATGAACTGCCCGGTGCGCGTGTCCGGCCCGCCGGCCTGCGCTTGCGGCCCAAAGAACTTGGCCAGCCCCATGTCGGCCACCTTTACCCGGCCTTGGCGCGAAAGGAGGATGTTCGAGGGTTTGATGTCGCGGTGGATGATACCCAGCTCGCGCGCGTGCTCCAGGGCCAGCGCCACTTCGTGGCCGATGCGGGCCGTTTCGCGCACACCCAACCGTTTTTGTCTCGCCAGGTGCGCCGACAGGCTCGGCCCATCGACCAGTTCCATGGCCAGAAAATGAAGCGACCCATGTTGGGCCAATTCAAAGCTGGTGACCACGTGGTCGTGTCGCAATTGCAAGGCCACGAACGCCTCGCGTCGAAAGCGGCCGATGGCATCGGGCGTGGCCAGTCGCGGCGGCAGCACCTTCACGGCCACCTGGCGGTTCAGCTTCGCATCGAGCGCGCGGTAGACGCTGCCCATACCGCCGGCGCCCAGCGGGGCCAGTAGCTTGTAGTGGCCCAAGATCAGGTTTTGCGACCGGCCGGCCTCCAGTTGCGCCACTTGCCATTTGGTCAACAGGCCATGCTTGACGAGCCATTCGAGCAGTCGCGCGTCGTCGGCGCCCTGGCCAAGTTCCGCGCGGGCTCGCGCCAAGTCGGCTTGGCCGATCAGTCCGCCGGCGACCGCGCGCTCAGCCACGGCAGCTTCGAGCTTGTTCATACGACCTCCGCAGGCCGCCGCGAAAAAACAGTACGTGTGGCGCACATCAACCACCACGCGTGGCGGCACATGCCGTCATGCTAGCCACCCCGCCCTTTGGCCGTCAAGCACCCTAGGGTCAGGTGATTCTGGCCAGTCGCGACCGCCGCGCGTTGTCCAGCGCGCGGTCGGAACAAAGTGCCTCATTCGCCGCGTGGCGGAGGTTCGCCCGCTCGCCCGCCAAAACGTCGCCGCCATTCGTCCAGCTCTCTTCGCAAGCGTTCTAATTCCTTGCCGGATCCCTCCAACTCGCTCGCCAGGCGCTCGCGCTCCGCCTCGGCGCGCTCGCGGGCCGCGTCCGCCTGCTCACGCGCCGCGTCGGCCTGCTCGCGCGCCGCGTCGGCCTGCTCGCGCGCCAGCCGCTCACGTTCTCGCTGGGCCTCAGCGAGCCCGCGATCGGCCTCCAGGGCTGCCTCGCGCTCCTCGGGGGTTGGCAGCCAGAGGCCGGTGGCGGGATTGTAGAACCGCAACCACTCGCCGTCGCGCTCGAGGTGCAAGCCGAGAACTTCGCTGGGCAAGCGCCCCTCCACGATCTCGATCGGGACGTACTTGCCCTCGCGCAGTCGATGGCCTTGCAGCGGCGGGTCGAGATACTCGCCCTTGGGGTCGAACAGAAAATATTCGGGCACCGGCATCTCGTCCTGGTAGATCGACATTTTGTCGTCCAGGTCTTCGTCTTGCGTCGACTTGCTCGTCAGCTCGACGACGAAGTCCAGACCATGTCCTTCTTCCCAGATGAGGTAATGCTCGCGCGGCTTGTCCTTTGGCACGCCCAGAGCAACGAAGACGTCGGGCGAAACGTGCTTGCGTCGGTTCCCTTTCTCGTAATAAACGAACATGTTGCCCCACACGTACACCAACGGCTCCCGTTCGAAATGCCGCTCGAGCGTCTTGATCGCGGTTGTGAGATTCTTCAGATGGAGCGGTGTTTCACCCACGGGCCGGCCGTCTCCGGTAGGATAGTCGATCTCCGCGTCGGCCCGGAGCGAACGCAGTGGTGAAGGGATGGTTGCCATGTTCGTCTCCCGCACTCGCCCCGTCGACTTCAGTTTAGCCCGTCGGCGTGTGCTAGTCGACGTGCATTCCCAGCCCCAACTCGCCGGGAACCGCTCGCGCACCCATGCGCGGAACTTGCGAATCCAGGCGGTTTCGTCGCCCGACCATTCGAAGTCGAGGAGCGGATCCAGGTGTTTGACCCGCGGCATTGGCAGGTTCAACTCGCGTTCGACGTATTTCCCGTCCGCGCCGAGCGAATAGGCGGTCAGCCCCTTCTTGCGTCAGACCTGGATGTTCTCGTAGCGCGCGATGCGGTTCAGGTCGATCAACAGCTTGGACGGCGTCTCGTAGCGATCTTCGGGACGCTTGGCGAGCATCATCATCACACAGTCCTGAAAGCGATCGGCGACCGAGAGATGAACTCTTTTCGGCTTGACCGGTTCAGCCGAACGGATGAGCGAGACGACCTCAGGCACCGAGTTGCCTTCGAACGGCGGGTGTCCGGTCAACAGCGCGTAAACCGTGGCACCGAGGCTGTAGATGTCGGCCCGGCAATCGACCGGCGCGTCGCTGCGCGTCCGCTCGGGCGGCATGTAGGGAAGGTCGCCGACGAGCTGGCCGGGCCGCGTGATCTGCCGCGCCAGCGTTCCCTCCAGCGCTTTGGCCAGCATCAAGTCGCCCAGCTTGGCCTGTTTGGTGTCGCGCTTGAACAGGATGTTGTTGGGCGTGATGTTGCGATGCACGATCTGGTGCTCGTAAGCGGTCTCCAACGCCCGACCGATTTGCACGGCCACCAAGAAAGACGTGCGCCAGTCGAGCATGCCACGCGTGCCGAAATGGTTGATGACTTCGGTCAGGCACTCGCCTTCGACGAACTCCATGGCCACCCAGCAGTGCGGTCCGTTTTTGCCCGCCGCGTAAATCTCGACCAGGTTCTCGTGGCGGATGGGCATCATGGTTTTCATGGCGCGCACGAACCGCTGCATTTCGTCTTCCTGTTTCGAGATCTCCGGCCAGAGCACTTTGACGGCCGCCGGACGGTCGGCCTTGGAATCGTGTGCCAGAAAAACGAGCCCCGTGTTGCCGCTGGCGAGCACCTTCTTCAGCTCGAAGTGGGCCAGGCTTTGGCCGACCAGGTTTTTGAGGTTGGCGGCCGTGATCACGGGCATGGCGGCGGCGGCCGGTCGGCCCGCGAGCGTGCTTTTGTCGTGCTGGGCCGCGAGATCGAGCCGCAGCTCGGTATGGCCGACGCCGACCACGTCGCCGGGCCGCAGCTCGCATTGCTCGACGCGCGCGCCGTTGACGAACGTGCCGGCGGAGCTGCCCTGATCGCGCAAGATAAACTTGCCGCCATCGATCTCGATGAGGCAGTGGACGCGCGAGGCGTGTTGATCGGCGAGGCGCGTATTCGACTTTTCACCCCGCCCGATGACGAGCGTTTGCCCGTCGGCCAGCGCGAACTTGCGCGGCGCG
This genomic window from Pirellulales bacterium contains:
- a CDS encoding PQQ-binding-like beta-propeller repeat protein; amino-acid sequence: MADASEDDWPMGGYDAGNTYHNRGEKKIAPPLVKLWQQALPDNSFSPDHLVVSSGIVLAAGTAVKDTVYALDARSGRPLWTFELPGAPRRHMCTSPACLGGLAYVGGDNDNLFAVDLRSGQLRWQHAGMNSMHYSQIKVADGLLYAGSDSGLWALDPQSGQEKWNDKTRRGSGDIAIRAGKLLHAGAAVNAASGAPSWNNDLMTGNRVAATDDLAFIAQGDRIAALSIADGKTLWKTVPQAGAFYMQFLLVGDSLYAATRQDGHIYRLDAQTGAIQRKRALKKDSSAWWSAANNMVFASTYDRQANKGAVVALAADTLQNKWSTSAAGYVWCMAVANGRLYVGVRGKKSSVIAYGNR
- a CDS encoding protein kinase, with the translated sequence MNKLEAAVAERAVAGGLIGQADLARARAELGQGADDARLLEWLVKHGLLTKWQVAQLEAGRSQNLILGHYKLLAPLGAGGMGSVYRALDAKLNRQVAVKVLPPRLATPDAIGRFRREAFVALQLRHDHVVTSFELAQHGSLHFLAMELVDGPSLSAHLARQKRLGVRETARIGHEVALALEHARELGIIHRDIKPSNILLSRQGRVKVADMGLAKFFGPQAQAGGPDTRTGQFMGTIDYCSPEQAVDAKRADIRSDLYSLGCTLYHCLTGKPPFAEGTEVQRIMAHIDILPASIRIKNRDVPPAFAELIEKRMLAKDPGDRFQTPAEAAEALAPWARGEAGASANPWAGLESLDGLLDEVALAPLQKPAAQRERETRPSHRRPTPTLRVGAARRRRGAKDESLFRRPLAWAGVAVAILATITAASLYWPSKKPDVANVEPIPDGQIAGVPPAVEPSAQGSRDEPSGGPSVAAEAIPADRLDAPSVEPPSIVPPDPADANGIGAGGTSPPAPPPTRRLPSRTDGQAIAARRRREAGAEVRRDEDRGEKVRRLGGRV
- a CDS encoding Uma2 family endonuclease, which translates into the protein MPRVKHLDPLLDFEWSGDETAWIRKFRAWVRERFPASWGWECTSTSTRRRAKLKSTGRVRETNMATIPSPLRSLRADAEIDYPTGDGRPVGETPLHLKNLTTAIKTLERHFEREPLVYVWGNMFVYYEKGNRRKHVSPDVFVALGVPKDKPREHYLIWEEGHGLDFVVELTSKSTQDEDLDDKMSIYQDEMPVPEYFLFDPKGEYLDPPLQGHRLREGKYVPIEIVEGRLPSEVLGLHLERDGEWLRFYNPATGLWLPTPEEREAALEADRGLAEAQRERERLAREQADAAREQADAAREQADAARERAEAERERLASELEGSGKELERLRRELDEWRRRFGGRAGEPPPRGE
- a CDS encoding FHA domain-containing serine/threonine-protein kinase, which translates into the protein MIAELVVVKGPDAPRKFALADGQTLVIGRGEKSNTRLADQHASRVHCLIEIDGGKFILRDQGSSAGTFVNGARVEQCELRPGDVVGVGHTELRLDLAAQHDKSTLAGRPAAAAMPVITAANLKNLVGQSLAHFELKKVLASGNTGLVFLAHDSKADRPAAVKVLWPEISKQEDEMQRFVRAMKTMMPIRHENLVEIYAAGKNGPHCWVAMEFVEGECLTEVINHFGTRGMLDWRTSFLVAVQIGRALETAYEHQIVHRNITPNNILFKRDTKQAKLGDLMLAKALEGTLARQITRPGQLVGDLPYMPPERTRSDAPVDCRADIYSLGATVYALLTGHPPFEGNSVPEVVSLIRSAEPVKPKRVHLSVADRFQDCVMMMLAKRPEDRYETPSKLLIDLNRIARYENIQV